A segment of the Sander lucioperca isolate FBNREF2018 chromosome 7, SLUC_FBN_1.2, whole genome shotgun sequence genome:
tttctcctatcccaaaATTAGGCGACATGGAGAATATCAGATATcatgatattcttgaccaaatacatcgataccGATATTGCGACcgtattgtagggttgacagtTGGTGCttccacaaaatatttttttacaatgaGATATTAGATAATCATTAATAATGTGGTAAACAGTTTCAAGTGAAATTATATACTGACTATGTCgacatgcatgcacaaacagtgtgatgttaaaacaaatctgcTAATCTTCAAATGATATTCCCTCAACAGATTTTCTGAGAAAATTGAGTTAGTATTTGCTTGTTATTTAcactggaaatccagagttctcgcgagagcacaatttgaattagctcagcgagtcactctggcattcagtaatgatgctcattaactatgcccttctagccgagctgcaccaatcacatcgctgtatctgatataggcgggccagaggtcagctaaacagatgacgacagtttaatctaccagttagctcatctggtagctaagagtttaatctaccagttagctcctctggtagctaagagtttaatctagcagttagctcctctggtagctaagagattaatctaccagttagctctgctggtagctaagagtttaatctaccagttagctcctctggtagctaagagtttaatctagcagttagctcctctggtagctaagagtttaatctagcagttagctctgctggtagctaagcgtatggggctctggatacgtcacccagtgtattgttgtgattggtcgtagtgttatccaattgcgtgcagtgagattttcaaatgctgcccctcgagttgggccattttcattaatCAATgtcagacccttaatctttcagagttgggtctggatttccagacTACTTAGACAAATCACGATATCTCGATATAGGATTTCATCACGATATGATTCCATCAAAAGACGATAAATTATCATATTGAATTATTGCCCAGTCCTATCCAAAATGTAtaagtggtgtagccagaccttacttgTGGCGTTAGGGTGTTGCGGTGCGAGACTTTTGCTCAGAGAACTAATGAAACGTCTTTGGTTTCCAGAAGCCGGGCTGTGAGGCCGTGTGCTCGGTGCTCCCGGctctggagctgctgctgctccagctgaAGGAGGAAGCTGGTGCGCTGGTCGAGCTGAGCCAGCTTGCCCGTAACCACGGAGACCCGCACACCGCCAGCGTCGTGAAGAGCCACTTCCTGGCGCCGCGGGTGGACCGCCTCACAGCGCTGGGAGACCTGCTGACCAGCGCCCGGCGGCTGGGCTGCACCAACGACCAGACGGGGGCGGGGGGGTTCGGGGAGTACATCCTGAACCAGCTGCAGGACGAGCTCGCCAGATGATCTGATTCAGTCAGAGGATTCTCCATTATGAGGCTACGTTGacatcgctacgttttggtttttaagcggagttttgagccaaaaatGATCTCGGTACacgcactgttttttttttaaagattattttttggccattttaggcctttatttttatgggACAGCTAAAGACATGAAAAGGAGAGGGGGGTAAACGCCAgagcaatttccaccaactgcggaacggctccggaacgtcgacggagtcattaggtttccattaaactCAATGTGTggatttccactgactgcagaacgtctgcgtcccgactccgtcccagctccggcgatccgcagccctccggagcagatacgcagagcttctatttttgccggacgccgaaGAGCTccacagcaattcagcacacggcagatagtgtgggacaggaagtcgagcacagaaacgaaataaaacatccggttaattttcaaaataaaatacaccgtgctcacagcggatcatatttccctgcactacaccttgataACTTCATAATGGGCGGAGACCGGCCTTAAGTCAAGTTTGTGGTTCTGTAACGGCTGACATCATCGTATGCTTTGGAGGGGAGTGTGcccatgttcccacagccctatgttcccacagccctatgttcccacagccctatggtcccacagcccaatggtcccacagcccaatggtcccacagccctatgttcccacagccctatgttcccacagccctatgttcccacagcccaatggtcccacagccctatgttcccacagccctatgttcccacagccctatggtcccacagcccaatggtcccacagcccaatggtcccacagtcctatgttcccacagccctatgttcccacagccctatgttcccacagccctatgttgccacagcccaatggtcccacagccctatgttcccacatttgtaagattttttttcaaaatcaggccctatgttcccacatttcctttatcataaatttgtatcagattgtatccccctttctcccaattttggttagcaatggactacagatggaatgtaaccctaaccctaacatagggcctaatttaaaaaaaaattcttacaaatgtgggaacatagggctgacgcCCTTTGGGGGACTTGTTGCTACTGCTACTCTGCGTTTTCTGTTTGTGAACTTGtatataaatgtcttttattttcaGTATTTAATCATATACAGTATTCTTGTATTTTTGACTCAGACCGAGCTCCACAGTGCCAGAGAAGCCATGacgggatgtttttttttttcatgattctCTAAAAGCACAGGTTTGGGTTTTTTGTGATAAAGTTAGAAAAGTTTATAGCATGTGTAGACCACAACTGATTTTTGATACAAGAAAGGGATCTTTGTTCTAAGAGCCCTGTGTGTTATGTCGTCCAGAAAAGTATGAAAGTTCTGCAGAAATACGATTTCATCTTTTGAAAATAAAGTTGCAAAAAACAGTTTGgctgcaatttttttttcaccccgTATCACCCGTATTTGTTtcgaaaaataataaaaatataggTCAAACTCTGGATTTAAAGGATCATTCTGCATTTCTTGACCCTAGAAATCACAGATAAATGTTCATAACTTTAGACTTTGCCTTCTAGATGGAGCTTTTAGTTTTGTTTAAGCGCCTCTAACAGCAGCTCAGAACATTTACCAACTTGTCTTTAGCTGTTGCCGGGGGTTAGAGTCCCGTATTAAAAGACCTGTTAGTCATATCAGGAGCGACAGTGATAATCCTTCGAGGAGAAGGGTTTGAATATTTCCTCAAACACCGCAGAGTCTCCGGCGTCTAACCATCTGTCACATGTGACTGGCAGAGAGGTTGATGGGTAGTCAGGAGACCAAGCTCAGGGCAGAGAAAGCCCACGTTTAAATCTGGGCCTCATTATACAGAATGGGattttaacataggggtgtacggacttttgttgccagcgatttagacattaatggctgtgtgttgagttattttgaggggacagcacatttacactgttatacaagctgtacacttcatactttacattgtagcaaagtgaaATATTTACTGAAATGTGAGgagtgtactcacttttgtgagatactctatatatatatatatatatatatatatatatatataaaaagatatTGCACCAGTACCCTATCATTGCACATCCTATAACCATAATGTTAAGTACCACAAGTCTTATTTAGTAGTATTAGTCACACATACATCACTGCAGCGACTGTTACTGCTAATGGGCgtaaataaatataacattttgttttcttacaCATCagattggcttttgccgctgaAAATTAAATTTAACAAGACCCAAACTTACTTTTATAAAACTGTTttctgggttagggttattaGGGTAACCCTTAGTTAACCCTTTACTCGTGTTAGCTTCCCGTCAGCTATGcaacttttggtttttctgggtcaaaatttagaACTTTTTGGTCGTTTCTTTTGTCACTTCTTTCAACGTTCTGTTAagaaatgtttcttcaaatgctataaaatttaataaaacacccaaattcaatgaaagtactgaactgaacatttatttaacttgtgatgagcgttgtagggaaccatccacgttatttattttttacagttctgatatagaaactttttgaaaatgggtcagatttgacccaagAACAACAAGAGGATGATGGGTAGTTAGCagcgctggaatgtaactaagtacatttactccagtactttacttaagtccaaatgttgaggtacttgtactttacttgtatttttcatgccactttctacttctactgcactacatttcagagagaaatattgtactttttactccactacattactctgttacagctttagttactagttactttacacattaagatttctgcacacaaaacatctccatccatccatccatccatccatccatccatcgtccACTTATTCGTGGTCAGGTGGCGGGGCAGCAGGTCCAGCAGGGGATCCCAAACTTCTCTTTCctcgagccacattaaccagctctgactgggggatcccgaggcattcCCTGGccaggaggggggaggggatatagtccctccacctagtcctggtcttccccgaggcctcctcccagctggacgtgcctggaacacctccctagggaggcgcccagggggcatccctACCAGACACCCAAACCATCTcaagtggtgtagtctacgcgataggcaggtatacgcagtatacccactaaagaaggctccaggatttccatatacccacttaaaaatgcccaatgacacgcaacaacatactttccattatttttttgatatattttcgtaatattttgtgtttttcttcttcgcataggctaaataaaaggtatttccaccgtaaattggtgcattaaagcatatccaaatgcaacaaaaatgaagttgttgacgctcaaaacttccctaggggaggacacccagaccccccactatgatatgccccccttcatagatagatagatagatagatagatagatagagtacagtacacccactacaatacattagactacaccactgcctcaactggctcc
Coding sequences within it:
- the zgc:172145 gene encoding ferritin light chain isoform X2, with the translated sequence MAAEPAGKRLKSGLPLCAGHRSSAGSRARHNLPAAVEEALCGLSSLLWDGAYRLQALEGLKQREEAEAMLGYLAERGGNYCSKDIQKPGCEAVCSVLPALELLLLQLKEEAGALVELSQLARNHGDPHTASVVKSHFLAPRVDRLTALGDLLTSARRLGCTNDQTGAGGFGEYILNQLQDELAR